One stretch of Vulgatibacter sp. DNA includes these proteins:
- a CDS encoding DUF924 family protein, translated as MERSEEVARERSEEILRYWFGDEGGDGWSIPAGKQAFWFGKDDAVDAEMRRRFLYDMERAAAGLLRDWARTPRGSLALVILLDQMPRNIHRGTPAAFAHDGQALALVRDGIEQGFDRQLRPVERAFYYLPFEHAEDRAAQAEGVRLYEALEAAAPPDARERFHVFTDFAVRHREIVDRFGRFPHRNQILGRQSSDEEKAFLQQPGSSF; from the coding sequence ATGGAGCGCAGCGAAGAGGTGGCCAGGGAGCGCAGCGAGGAGATCCTCCGCTACTGGTTCGGCGACGAGGGGGGCGATGGCTGGAGCATTCCTGCGGGCAAACAGGCGTTCTGGTTCGGCAAGGACGACGCCGTCGACGCCGAGATGCGCAGGCGCTTCCTCTACGACATGGAGCGCGCAGCAGCGGGACTGCTCCGCGACTGGGCCCGCACGCCGCGCGGCAGCCTCGCGCTGGTGATCCTCCTCGACCAGATGCCGCGGAACATCCACCGCGGGACCCCGGCGGCCTTCGCCCACGACGGCCAGGCCCTCGCGCTGGTCCGCGACGGGATCGAGCAGGGCTTCGATCGGCAGCTGCGGCCGGTCGAGCGCGCGTTCTACTACCTGCCCTTCGAGCACGCGGAGGATCGCGCGGCGCAGGCGGAGGGCGTGCGCCTCTACGAAGCGCTCGAGGCTGCGGCGCCGCCCGACGCGCGGGAACGCTTCCACGTCTTCACCGATTTCGCGGTCCGGCACCGGGAGATCGTCGATCGCTTCGGGCGCTTCCCCCACCGCAACCAGATCCTCGGACGGCAGAGCAGCGACGAGGAGAAGGCGTTCCTGCAGCAGCCGGGTTCCTCCTTCTGA